The genomic stretch CCGATCCTTACTGGACGCTGGACGGCATCTCTCGCGGGTACAACGTGTTCTACCGCGAAACCGACTATGCGGACTCCGATATCTCGACCTTCTCGACCGATGCCTACGGTGCCGGTATCAACTTCGGCTACCCCATCAGCGAGCTGTCGCGTCTGAACTTTGGTGCCAGTGTCGAAGACGTCACGGTGAAGACCTACTTCGACACCGCCTCTGAAATCCGCCGCTATGTGGAAGATCAGGGCGAAAACGCACAAAGCCTCAAGCTGACCGCGAGCTGGACACGCAACAACCTGAACCGCGGCATCATGCCGACCGCCGGTAACTACCAGCGCGTCTCGTTGGAAACCGGCGTGCCGGGTAGCGATGCGGAGTACTACAAACTCCAGGCCCGCGCACAGCAGCTCTTCCCGTTTAACGATGACGAAACCTGGGCGCTGAAGTTCAGCGGCAATCTGGGCTACGCCGATACGCTGGGCAGCAACGACCCCTACCCGTTCTACGAAAACTTCTACGCAGGCGGCCTGGGCTCGGTGCGTGGTTTTACCTCCAACACCTTGGGTGAGCGCACCACGCCCGCCCGTGAGGGTGGCCGTGACCGCACCTTGGGCGGTAACGTACTGGTAGAAGGCTCCGCCGAAGTGCTCTTCCCGATGCCGTTCGTAGAGAACCAGCGCTCGGTGCAGCCTTCGCTGTTCTTAGATGCCGGTAACACCTTCTTGAGCTCGTGCTACGACGTGCTCGACGCCGATGCAGGACGCCAGCAGTGCAGCTCCGGCGTGGATCTAGGCGACTTGCGCTACAGCGTGGGTGTGGGTCTTTCGTGGCTGACGCCGGTGGGCCCGCTGACGTTCAGCGTGGCTGAGCCGCTGAATGACGAAAGTGGTGACGATACACAGTTCTTCCAGTTCTCGCTGGGTCAAACGTTCTAATTTAAGGAGTATCACCATGATGCGTAAACTGACCGCTGCTGTGTGTCTATTGGGGGCGATGACCCTCCCGGCCTACGCCGCTGAAGTCGCGGTGTTGGATTGGCGTGCGGCACTGATGAATACTCAGTCGGCCCAATCCTCGCTGAGCCAGCTCGAAGGGCAGATCGGCAGCCAGCAGCGCGAAGCCGAAGCGCTGGGTGGCGAGCTGCAGCAACTCCAGACGCGCCTTCAGCAGGAAGGCGAGACCATGTCGCAATCCGAGCGCGAGTCGCTGATTGCTGAACTGCAGGAGAAGGGCGGCCGCTTCGAACAGCTGCGCCGTGAAGTGCTGCAGGCACAGCAGGCTTCCGAGCAGCAGTTCCTGCAAGGGGCCGAAGACAAGCTGGAGCAAGCAGTAGAGCAGGTGCTGGAGCGTCACAACATCGACGTGCTAGTGGAGCCGCAAGGCGTACTGCACTCCTCGACGGACCTGCCCAACGTGACGAACGAAGTCACTCAGATTTTCGATTCGCTGAACTAATTTTATGACCCTCGGTGCGGCTTAGCCGCACCACTGCTTCCTTGGGCTCCCATGACGCACGCTTCTCACTACCTCACCCTTGCGGACATCGCACGTCATCTCGACGTTGATTTCGAAGGCGACGCCAATCAGCCAATCCGCGGTTTGGCAACGCTCAAGGAAGCAGCGTCGGATCAGGTCGCTTTTCTAGCCAATCGCGCCTACTTGAAAGACTTAGCCACGACGAAGGCGGCGGCCGTTCTGCTGCATCCAGAGCATGGCAAGAACTGCCCGGTGCCACGCTTGGAGATGGAAAACCCTTACTTGGGTTACGCCAAGCTGTCGCAATTGTTCGATCCGTTACCGGCGCGAGACGTGCCGGGCATTCACCCCTCTGCCGTCGTCGCCGATGGCGTCACGCTGGGCGATGGTGTCTGTGTGCAAGCGAATGCGGTGATCGAGTCTGGCGTCGTGCTGGGAGATCGCGTGGTCGTCGGGGCAGGCAGCGTGATCGGCGCGGACTGCGTGATTGGCGACGACACGCGGCTGCACGCCAATGTCACCGTGTGCCACGGCGTCGTGATGGGCAAGCGCGTCATCCTGCAAAGCGGCTGTGTGATTGGCGGTGACGGCTTCGGCTTTGCTCACGATGGGGCAGGCTGGCACAAGATTGCGCAACTGGGTGGCGTGGTGCTTGGCGATGACGTGGAAGTCGGCAGCTGCTCCAGCATCGACCGGGGCGCGCTGGGGGATACGGTGATTGGTAACGATGTCAAAATCGACAGCCAAGTCCAGATTGCGCACAACGTCACCATTGGTGACCACAGCGCGCTGGCAGGCTGTGTTGGCATCGCCGGCTCTACCAAAGTGGGCAAGCACTGTATGCTGGGCGGCGGTGTCGGGCTGTCGGGCCACCTGACCATTTGCGATGGCGTTCAGGTCACGGGCATGAGTTTGGTCACCAATTCGATTCACGAGCCGGGGGTGTACTCGTCGGGTACCGGCGCCATGAGCAACACCCAGTGGCGAAAAAATGCGGTGCGCTTCAAGCAGCTCGACGATATTGCCAAGCGCTTGGCGCGGGTGGAAAAAAGCCAGCGAGAATCGTGAAGAAAGAAGGATTTCCTGAGGGAGTGGCTTGAGGCTTCATAGCAGCAGGTTATAATCCACTGCCTTTTTACCAGTAGGATTACTGGTGCGCGCCTGATACTGCTCAGGCCTTTTGTCATTTTAGAGGTCGTTACGATGGTTATGGATATCAACGAAATTCGCGAATACTTGCCCCACCGCTATCCGTTCTTGCTGGTGGATCGAGTCACGCAGTTAACCGTGGGCGAAACCATCGTTGCGTACAAAAACGTGAGCATCAATGAGCCGTTCTTCAACGGCCATTTTCCTCACCACCCCATCATGCCCGGTGTACTGGTCGTTGAAGCGCTGGCTCAGGTATGCGGTATCCTAGGGTTCAAAACGGTCAATAAGCTGCCGGCCGACGGCTATGTATACTACCTCGTAGGCAGCGACAATGTCCGCTTCAAGCGTCCTGTCATGCCGGGTGATCAACTGACGCTGGAGGCGAACGTGATTCGCGGCAAGCGCGGTATCTGGAAGTTTGCCTGCCGTGCCACGGTAGACGGCGAGCTGGCCTGCGAAGCAGAAATCATTTGTGCCGAGAGGAAGGTGGCTTGATACATCCTACTGCTTTGGTCGACCCAGCGGCACGGCTTGCTGATGACGTTGAGGTTGGCCCGTTCAGCGTGATTGGGCCTGACGTCACGATTGGCGCAGGCTCGGTCATCGGCCCCCATGTGGTGATAAAAGGCCCCACGGTGTTGGGAGAGCGCACGCGTATCTTTCAGTTTGCCTCGGTGGGCGAAGACTGCCAGGACAAGAAGTACGCAGGTGAACCGACGCGCCTAGTGATGGGTGACGACAACGTGATTCGCGAGGGCGTAACGCTGCATCGCGGCACCGTGCAAGACCGAAGCGAAACCACCATCGGCTCCCGTAACCTGTTCATGGCCTACGTACACGTGGGCCATGACTGCGTCATTGGCAACGACTGTATTCTTGCCAACCAGGTGACGCTGGCGGGCCACGTGACGCTGGGCGATCATGCCATTTTGGGTGGCCTGGCCGCCGTGCACCAATTCTGCCATTTTGGCGACCATGCCATGGCGGGGGGGGCTCGATCATCACCAAGGACACTCCGGCCTACGTGATGATCAACGGTAATCCGGCAGAAGCGCGCGGGCTGAACCTCGTCGGCTTGAAACGCCGCGGGTTTAGTCGCGAAGCGATCGCCGCGCTAACCTCTGCTTACAAGCTGGTGTATCGCCAAGGCTTGACCGTCGAACAAGCGGTTAGTGAAATGCGCAGCCGTTTCGATCTACCGGAAGTCGCGCTGTTTGCCGACTCTATCGAGCGTTCGACTCGCGGTATCGTTCGCTAACCTTTTTCTAACCGGCTCTCCCGTCACTATGACACTGCAGCGCGTATACCTTGTGGCAGGCGAACTCTCTGGCGATATCCTCGGTGCGGGATTGATGCAGGCGCTGCGCGCCCGTCACCCCCAGGTGGAGTTTCGCGGTATGGGCGGTCCCCGTATGGAGGCCCAAGGCCTGAAGAGCCGTTTCCCCCTCGAAACCCTCTCGGTGATGGGGTTGGTCGAGGTGCTCAAGCACCTGCCAGAACTGGTTCGCGTGCGTCGCACCCTGCGCGAAGAGGCGCTGGCCTGGCAGCCGGACGTCATGATCGGTATCGATGCACCGGACTTCAACATTGGGCTGGAGAAGCAGCTGCGTGCCGCTGGCGTCACGACGGCCCACTACGTGAGCCCCTCGGTATGGGCGTGGCGGCAGGGGCGGGTGAAGAAGATCGCCAGCGCCGTGGATGCCATGCTCACGCTGCTGCCCTTCGAGGCGGACTTCTATCATCGCCACCGAGTGCCGGTCGCCTTCGTAGGCCATCCGCTTGCCGACGAGTTGCCGCTGGAGAATGACCGTGCCGTGGCCCGCCGTACGCTAGGGTTGAACGCGGACGCACCGGTTCTAGCGTTGCTGCCCGGCTCCCGGCGGAACGAAATCCGCTTCATGGGTGCCACCTTCTTGGATGTGGTGACGCTGCTGTGCCAGCGCCACACGGGGTTGCAGGTGGTGATACCTGCGGCCACCGCCCAGCGCTATACCGAGCTTGGCGAGCTGCTGGCAGGCTACCCCGCGTTGGCCCAGCGGGTCACGCTGCTGGAGGGCCAAGCCCGCGAGGCGATGGTCGCCAGCGATGCGGTACTGCTGACCTCCGGTACGGCGGCGCTAGAAGCCATGCTCTGCCATCGCGCCATGCTGGTGGCGTACAAAATGGCGCCCGCGACCCATTGGCTCGCCAAACGGCTGGTGAAAACCCAGTGGATCTCACTACCCAATTTGATTGCCCAGGAGAGCGTGGTGCCTGAGCTGATTCAGCACGCGGCCACGCCGGAGGCGATTGCCGAGCAGATAAGCCAGCTACTTAGCGATGCCGAGACGCGTCACGCTCTGGAGGCACGCTTTGCCGCGATGCATGCCACGCTGCAGCGCACGGCCAGCGAGCGCGCCGCGCAGGCGATTACCGCCTTGGTTGCAGGCGAGCCGCTGGAGGCTAAACCGGATGGCGGCTAAACCAGCCGACTTTCCGCCGCTCGTGGTGGAGTATGCGGGGGATTTTCTGGCGGGGGTCGATGAGGTCGGCCGTGGGCCGCTGGTGGGGAGCGTGGTAGCCGCCGCCGTGATTCTGGACCCCAAGGCACCTATCGACGGCTTAACCGACTCCAAGAAGCTCACTGCCCGCAGGCGTGAGTCGTTGGATGTGCTCATTCGCGAGCGTGCGCTGGCGTTTGCAGTGGCGGAGGCGAGCGCTGAAGAGGTCGACTCGCTCAATATCTATCATGCGACGCATCTGGCCATGCGCCGCGCGGTGGATGCGCTGCTTCCCCAGGCCGAATACCTGCTGGTGGATGGCAACCGCCTGCCGGGGCACGCGCTGCCGGGCCAGGCCGTGGTGAAGGGCGACGCCCGCCACCCCGCGATTGCCGCCGCCTCGATTCTGGCCAAGGTGGCGCGGGATGCACAAATGGCCGAACTGGATCTGCGCTATCCTGAATACGGGTTTGCCCGCCACAAAGGGTACCCCACCAAAGAGCACCTGGCGGCGCTGGAAGCCCACGGTGCACTGGCCGAGCACCGCAAAAGCTTCGCGCCCGTACAGCGCCAGTTAGCGCTGCTGTAGTCGCACACTTCATTTTGTTAAGCGTTCAATACTGAGAGTCCCATGACGGTTCCGTTCGTTCATCTTCGTTTGCACAGTGAATACTCTCTGGTCGATGGCTTGGTCAAACTCAAGTCACTGGTCAGCACGACCGCTGAGCGCGGGATGCCGGCGCTGGCGCTCACCGACGAAGCCAACCTGTTTGGTTTGGTCAAATTCTACAAAGCCGCTCAGGGCGCCGGGTTGAAGCCGATCATTGGCAGCGATCTCTGGCTCTCAAATCCCCACGACGATGCCCACCCGTACCGCATCACGCTGCTAGCGATGAACGATGTGGGCTATCGAAACCTGACCGAGCTGATCTCCAAGGGCTGGACCGATGGCCAGCGCCAGGGGCGGGCAATCCTCGATAAACAGTGGGTGCTGGCGCAAAGCGAGGGGTTGATTGCCCTGTCGGGCGGGCGCGAAGGCGAGATTGGCCGCCATCTGCTCTCCGAGCACGAGCGGGAAGCGCGCCAACTGCTGGAAGAGTGGCAGCAGGCGTTTCCCGACCGCTTCTACCTGGAACTCATCCGCACCGGCCGACCTCTGGAAGAGGCGTGCGTACACGCCAGCGTTCAACTGGCGATCGACACCGGCACGCCCGTCGTCGCCACCAACGACGTGCGCTTTCTAGAGCGTGAAGACTTCTGGGCCCACGAAACCCGCGTTGCCATTGGTGAGGGGAAGGCGCTGGACGACCCGCGCCGCGAGCGCCGCTACACCGAAGAGCAGTACCTCAAAAGCCCGGAAGAGATGGCAGCGCTGTTTGCCGATATTCCCGAAGCGCTGGAAAACAGCGTGATGATTGCCGAGCGGTGCAGCGTCGATGTGCGCTTGGGAGAGATCTTTCTGCCCGAGTTCGGCATTCCTGAAGGCATGACCCAGGATGAGTTCTTTCGCAAGGTCTCCCACGATGGTTTGACGGAGCGGCTCGATTTCCTGTTCCCCGCCGAGCAGTACCCGAGAGACAGTGACGCGTTTCGCGAGATCGACCAGCGCTACCGTGACCGACTGGAGTTCGAGCTCAACGTTATCATTCAGATGGGGTTCCCTGGCTACTTCCTGATCGTGATGGACTTTATCCAGTGGGCCAAGGACAACAACGTGCCGGTAGGCCCGGGGCGCGGCTCCGGTGCGGGGTCTCTGGTGGCCTATGCGCAAAAAATCACCGACCTGGACCCCATCGGCTACGATCTGCTGTTCGAGCGCTTTCTTAACCCTGAACGTGTCTCCATGCCCGACTTCGACGTCGATTTCTGCATGGAGAAGCGCGACAAGGTCATCGAGTACGTGGCTGACCGCTATGGCCGGAACGCGGTTTCCCAGATCGTCACCTTCGGCACCATGGCCGCCAAAGCCGTGGTGCGCGACGTGGCCCGCGCCCAGGGCAAGCCCTACTCACTGGGGGATAAGCTCTCCAAGCTGATTCCTTTTGAAGTGGGCATGACGCTGGCCAAAGCCATCGAGCAAGAGCCAGCCCTCAAGGAGTTCATCGAGAACGACGAAGAGGCCGAAGAGATCTGGGAAATGGCCCTGAAGCTCGAGGGCACCACGCGC from Halomonas meridiana encodes the following:
- the lpxD gene encoding UDP-3-O-(3-hydroxymyristoyl)glucosamine N-acyltransferase — translated: MTHASHYLTLADIARHLDVDFEGDANQPIRGLATLKEAASDQVAFLANRAYLKDLATTKAAAVLLHPEHGKNCPVPRLEMENPYLGYAKLSQLFDPLPARDVPGIHPSAVVADGVTLGDGVCVQANAVIESGVVLGDRVVVGAGSVIGADCVIGDDTRLHANVTVCHGVVMGKRVILQSGCVIGGDGFGFAHDGAGWHKIAQLGGVVLGDDVEVGSCSSIDRGALGDTVIGNDVKIDSQVQIAHNVTIGDHSALAGCVGIAGSTKVGKHCMLGGGVGLSGHLTICDGVQVTGMSLVTNSIHEPGVYSSGTGAMSNTQWRKNAVRFKQLDDIAKRLARVEKSQRES
- the rnhB gene encoding ribonuclease HII, translating into MAAKPADFPPLVVEYAGDFLAGVDEVGRGPLVGSVVAAAVILDPKAPIDGLTDSKKLTARRRESLDVLIRERALAFAVAEASAEEVDSLNIYHATHLAMRRAVDALLPQAEYLLVDGNRLPGHALPGQAVVKGDARHPAIAAASILAKVARDAQMAELDLRYPEYGFARHKGYPTKEHLAALEAHGALAEHRKSFAPVQRQLALL
- the lpxB gene encoding lipid-A-disaccharide synthase — translated: MTLQRVYLVAGELSGDILGAGLMQALRARHPQVEFRGMGGPRMEAQGLKSRFPLETLSVMGLVEVLKHLPELVRVRRTLREEALAWQPDVMIGIDAPDFNIGLEKQLRAAGVTTAHYVSPSVWAWRQGRVKKIASAVDAMLTLLPFEADFYHRHRVPVAFVGHPLADELPLENDRAVARRTLGLNADAPVLALLPGSRRNEIRFMGATFLDVVTLLCQRHTGLQVVIPAATAQRYTELGELLAGYPALAQRVTLLEGQAREAMVASDAVLLTSGTAALEAMLCHRAMLVAYKMAPATHWLAKRLVKTQWISLPNLIAQESVVPELIQHAATPEAIAEQISQLLSDAETRHALEARFAAMHATLQRTASERAAQAITALVAGEPLEAKPDGG
- a CDS encoding OmpH family outer membrane protein translates to MRKLTAAVCLLGAMTLPAYAAEVAVLDWRAALMNTQSAQSSLSQLEGQIGSQQREAEALGGELQQLQTRLQQEGETMSQSERESLIAELQEKGGRFEQLRREVLQAQQASEQQFLQGAEDKLEQAVEQVLERHNIDVLVEPQGVLHSSTDLPNVTNEVTQIFDSLN
- the fabZ gene encoding 3-hydroxyacyl-ACP dehydratase FabZ; the protein is MVMDINEIREYLPHRYPFLLVDRVTQLTVGETIVAYKNVSINEPFFNGHFPHHPIMPGVLVVEALAQVCGILGFKTVNKLPADGYVYYLVGSDNVRFKRPVMPGDQLTLEANVIRGKRGIWKFACRATVDGELACEAEIICAERKVA